The window GAGGAAGGGTCGCCAGAGGGTGCGGCCGGCCAGGGGtagaggagagagacagaggaagagacacgcagagactAACGGCggcaagagagacagcgaagaggaagataGACACGGGAGCGAAGACAACTTTGTACGCGAGAAACGCATGTGGTTCACAGTGCAGTGAGATGATGTTTAGGCGTATTGCTCGTTTTTCACGAATGAGCTTTGCCGGTCTTGGAGTCGACTCTCGGCGAAATCGCATCGAGAATCGCAGCTGTCGAtgctggcgtctcctcggcgtcgttcACTGGGGCGTAAACGGCACAACACTCGAAACACattcctcttcatctgccTGTGTGGTAGGGGAGGTGAGGTCGGAGACCCCAGAGTCATATGGGAGCCGAATTATGGAGATTTCTGCGGTCGATGGCCTTCCGGCTCGCTATTCGGTCTGCATCGTCGCGCAAAGAAGCTGCCAGGCGGGCCTATATGCACGCGCATCTAACGGAAGAATTGACCAACGGgaaggaaaacgaagacTTTAAAAGTGTATCCATGCCGTTCTGACAACTTTTATTTACTGATTGACTCGATTcagttttctctcttcctACTTCACGGCTCGGTTTCCACTTCAGGGGAGTTTTCGCAGAGGCAAGTAAGGCGCAATCGGCGACGCGACATTGATTCTCGTCGTTCTCTGCatcgtctttttttttttcgttttcgcctctccgtccGCCGTGTCCGACGTCCAACCAGTCTCCGTGTCTCCCTCCTgagtctcctctgtctcccctCATCGGCGCCCAAGAACTGTACATGTTCATGTAAGTCGCTGTCTTCATCCTCTTTCGCCCTCTTCTGTAGAAGACGCTTGACGTTCCGTTTACGATCCTTCCGCTTGTATACAGCTGCCCCTTCAGGGTgttttccgctttttcgtCCGTTCTCCTGTCAAATTCTACTTCGACCTATCGTCCTTacgcctctctctgtatcCTTTCTTTCTTGCTTGGCTCTATCTTTTTGTCTTTCCccgctcctcttctttctgtAGGGCCTCCTGATGCGCCGCCTCAAGGGCCTGTCGATCGGGGCTGTCCCTTGGGCtccagccgcggcgggcccGTCCGGGCTCGTGGGCGGTCGGCCTTCCGGGCGTCTCCCGAGACGGGCCAGACCCGGAGCccagctcgccgcggctgagaGGAGCGCCTCTGAGCTTGTCTCCTCTGGCTTCGAGCGCCCACAAACCGTAAATAATGACGTCCTTTCCCACAGAAACGACGCGAAGCTCCGGGCAGACAGCCTCGCGGTTGTGTCGGCGGCTGGATGTCTCAGGCCCCGCCCCGGCTCGCCGTCGGATGCGAGAAAGGCCGTCTACGTGGACAGGGACCGGGGGCGCCAAGGAAGGCGGCAGCCAGACAAAGGACGTGCGAGGCTGCGGGAgaccgcagagacacgcccCGATGAGGCAcacgagcgcggcgcagccgcgctcgctctgcaTTCTCCGTTCTTTCGTCCTCCACCTGCGAGTGACCCGCCCTCCGTCGTTGTCGCATCTACGACGGAGGGCAGGTGCCTCCATTCCTCAACTTATGACTCGGCTCCTTCGGGGCGGatttcgcctgcgtctgcagcctgTTCAAATTCAGAGGTGGGGCGTGTCCGCCTCAGGGCCCCCTCCGCGCTCTCGTCTCCTTGCGTTTCAGGCCTTACCACTCGATCTCTCAGCTTCCGTGActctttcttttcttgcCTTGCTTCGTGTCCCCTCTCGTCGGCGTCATCCATGGCTGGTTTTCATCCACCCTCCTCATGCCcggtctgcgcctgctgtgTGGCGTCCCGTTCGGCGTCAGCCTCGCACCTGCTTTCTGCTACGGTTTCTCGCCCTCTTTTTGGGCCTCCCaccttcgcttcttctcttcgtttcttcacgtcttcgtctccttccgccgctccgcgcgggcctccgttgccgcgtcctcctgccTCAACAGAGGCCTCTTCTCCTACATTCGCCGATGCCTTCTTCGCGTTagctcctcgctcgcgcacgAGCTGCGAAGGGTTTGGCAGCGCGTttctcgccgcgtcgcagaGGTCGCTCTCCCTACTTCGGCAGAAACAACGCAGCTGCCAATGGGatggaggccgaggcgcagcgagcgccggaCGGGCGCCAAGCCCCATTCCAGAAACGAGGCGTgagagcgaggcctgcgTCTCGGCTCAGCAGGCGCTGAACGCGTCGCaactgcggcagcgcgcatACGTCCTCAACGCGATGCGCCGACATCTCGCCTCTCCAGGTAGGTTTCCCTTTTGCACAAAGAGGCGGCGAATTCCCTTCTCTGTATTGCGGGCCTCAACCGTTAGGCGACGATACCGTCTTGATCTTTCCTGTTTTAGGGTTGAGGGGATAGGGCTATTTCGTGCACTCCATCTCCATTTCTCCGCAGGACTGTCGGCGGAacgtcctctctctgtcgatGCGCGGAGCTGTCCGCACAGTGACGTCTGTGTCGCTCGCTTTGCATTCATGTCGGATTCAGAAAcgctcttcgctctccctTTCTGGTCTGTCGATTCCCGAGGTGGGCTCGGGTATCTCGGTGTAGCGTCTCCGCTGTGTGCAGATGTCGTAACGTTTCAGTCAGCTGGGGTTGCGTCTGagcgctcgccgctgtccttccgctctcttctgAGCCGCGTTTTCGCGGGTGCGTTTTTCCGGTTTGCAGGCGCGCTAACCGCATCCAGCCCGgggtcgctcgcgccttgTCTGCGCCTCGTGAGAAACAAGTGGGCTTCCTTCGATCTGAATCTCTCAgcgctctccgtcgcgctcctgcttcgcgcggcggccgctgacTCGGCTGCGTTCGCTTTTTCggctgcgccctccgcgttGCACCCCTCCGTCCGGCGTGCGCTTCTCGACGCGACTCGCGTCCTTCACGTCGTCCGCAGCGAAAACAGTCGCGCTTCCTGGAGGggcacgcacgcgcgcgccacggGAGGCTCTGCGGGGCGTCAGGCGCGGGATCGGGGCGACCGAGGGACGGGCCTCGAGGAGGCCTCGAGTGGAGAGACTGGGCGGCGAGACGCTTCCGAGGTGCGCGGCGACGTTGGCGACGAACGGGCGGACAGAGAGAACTGCGCGCGTGAACTGGAGAGCGAACCGTGTCAGGAGCCGAGCCAAGCAGCTGACGCGCAGCCCTTCGTCGTGCGAGCGGCCGAGGGGGAGGTTCACAAGCCTGTCCACTTCAGCACGCACGCGCTGTCTCCTGTGTTTCGCGAGCTGTACGCCAACAGCGTTTTCTTGCGACTTCGGGCGGCCACGTGCGGGGGGCTCCGCCGACTCGCGCAAGAGAtccgcgacgggcgccgaCCGGggaacgccggcgccgacctGGACAGGGCGACAAGCcctccttcagctgctgcgtctccgtcgctgtcgcctccctGTGCTGTGCTTTCGCCGCGGTCTCAGGGGTTCGCCCAGCGGCTCAGCGACAGGCCCTTATTCTGGCGCCCGCTGGCGTCCTGGAGCGAGTTCGCCTACGAGCCCGAGGTATGCCGAGTCGCCGACGAGCTTTTCGCGGCCTTCTGGAAGGCGAAAGTCCTCGATCTCGAGCTACTTCTGGCGCTGACAGAGGTCCTCGTAGCTGCTTCGTCCCTCAGTCTACGCCCGCCCTCAGGCCCCGCCGCTggtgcgtcgccttccgccggcgcctttcGGCCTTCGCCGACCGACTCATTGGTGCCCGAGAGCGCACTCCCGccgtgcgcgtcgcctcaggCTTCACGTGGGCAACAGacgcccttctcctcgcctccaccGTCGCGTTTGTCTGCGCAttcctcgtcttcatctTTGTTCGAATCGGAGTTTCTGGCGTTGTCGCGAGCGAGTAGCTCGCTCATGCATTTGCTGCTGTTGAGTGAAGTGGAGCAGGTCGCCTTCGtgttttcttcgcgctcaCCGCTCTCACGCTCTGCCGCTTTGCTTTTCTCTATCTCCTCTCCATCTGCGCCTCACGCATCCCTTATAGGCGATGGAGCCTTTCGAATTTGTCCGGGCAGCGTTCCTTCACCTTCACAGTGCATGCCCTCGTTGCACTCCTTATCTGGTTCACcatcgtctctctctgtggcgTGCCGCCCGCCTGCCTCTGGCCCCCGAGCGCCTCCTGTGTCTCGCTCCCCTGCTCTGCTCGTCGAAGCCACGGGTCGCGCGAAGGTTTTTTGTTCAGATATCGAGCGCAAGATCCCCTTTTTGGTGGGCTGGCGcatgccgcagaggcgcgcggccgactcgctgcctgcggaagacgcgcatTTCTCAGCCGGTGCGACAGACGAAGCACCGACGGGTGGCTTCTCGACGGAGCAAACACTCGtgccgcgcgtcctctcggAGCTATGCGAGCTCCTCGCGAAGGACATCTCAGtcgtcctgcgccgcgccgaggacgaaaccgcgggcgccttcctccgAATGCGAAAGGCGAGTCACGAGCTGCTTTTCGCCGACGAGTTCGAAGGAAAAAGAGGGCTCCATTCAGGCCGAAGACTTGAGGGAACGCGAGAGGCTtccggcgcagagaagagcgcgcgcgaaCATCTTCCTCtcagcgcagagagcgaaagcGAGTCCGAGCCAGCTGGGAAGGCGGCCGGCTGGCCGGGCTTGCGCCTATCGCCGTGCCTCTACGAAGGGCTGCCGTTTTCTCTCACGAATGTGCTTGAGGGTGTCGCAGAACTGCGAGCTTACGTGGAAATTCGCAAGCGACGACTGCGCGACGCCCTGTGCCctttctctccgtctcctgccctgcctcgcggcgtctccgtcaAGGAGCGGCAACACGCGCGCGGAACAGACGAGAGAATTCGAGGACTCCTCCAGCGACCCGAtcacgccgcgcgccgcgacgaaaGCCCCACGACAGGTGCCGGTGCGAGCTGCAGCCGAGCAGAGCGCGACAAGGAGAGAGGCCGGGGCGGCGAGTTGAAGCGTggagaagacggagaagagggcagccgccgtcgtcgcgagAGCGGGCTTTcaggggagaggaggcaagAGCATGCCGCGCCGAGGCTCCTCGTCGGGATGCGCGACGGAGGGCGACCGGAGCGATACGAGAGCAACGGAGAGGGAGTTGGGAGCGATGCGAATCGCAGAGCGGAGTCCGCGCGTGAGGACGCAAGTGCTGCACGGACAGATGAGCTGGAAGAGGGTCAGCGACTCGGGCGCCTTGAACACATATGTGAGCACTTAGCCCAGCGTGTGAGCCACGTGGTGACGCACGTGCTGAACGCAGACaccgctcgcgcgcttcggcagcgacacgcagcgaggcgaacggcCTGCAGCCCCGGCGAGAGCTCGGCAAGTGCCTTGGCtgtgtcgccgcctcctccttctcctgtCCAACCGCGatcttcgtctgcgtccgGTGTTGCTCTCGATCGTGCCGAGTCTCGTCGCTTGCCTCTCccatctgcgtcgccgtcttcgtcctcttcgctctccgccgcgcggtctCAGGGGCCTGGCGACTGCGCCTCGCCAGTCTGGACTCGAGACCGCATCCGTTTTATgctctttcgcctcgcaTCAACGGGCGCGTCAGTCAcccccgccctctgcgtcgccgtctgccgaTGGATGCTTTTTGTCGCGCCTCAGGGCCGCACCGGCCTCCCCAAAGAAGCGCCAGCCGTCTCAAGGCGAGGTGTAACCGCCTGCTCCGAAGCGAGGCAGGGCGACTTCCACGAGGGCGGGGCGACGCCTCCAAGGCGACTGAgtggagacgacgcgcagcgcgcacagcagggcggcagcggagaagttcgtgagagccgcggcgaaacggagacgcgcggagacggcttCGCCGCTCGGTCGCCACACGAAGAGGAAACGAGAGGGCATCCAGGGGGGCAGGACGGGAGCCAAAACGCCGAGGGAGGGCGATATCGCCCGCGCGTGGGATGCGTCCAgccagaggcgacgacggggaCAAGGAGAGACGAGGTTTTGCTCGATATTGTGATGGAGGAGGAGAATCGGCTTATATACGGGGGATTCAGGGAGCTACTGACCACAGAGGACTGGGCGCGAGCCCTGCTTTCTCTGTCGGTGCTCTTCccctcggcctcgctgcctttTCGGCGTCTGTTCATTTCCGCCTGTCTCCTACCGTGGCAgccggaggcgctggacGTCGTCGCGAATGCGCCTCTGGAggctcctccgcagccggCTTCACCGCCATCGTCCAACGTTTCCTCTAACTCGTTCTCCTCCCGGCCTGCTCTCGTGCACacgccttcgctgtcttctccggACTCGCCTCCTTTGCCTTTGGCGGTGGATGGCCGCCACATCTGTGACGCGATTGCGTTCAAGGCTTTCTGCCAGCTGTGCCGCTTGCGGGCTGTTtcgacgccgtcgctctttttttcgtcttcgccgccttcagcATCTGGCGCTCAGGGTTTTCCGCTGGAGACACCAGCCTCTGAGATGCGCGGCGAGCTTGGGGACCTTCGGGGCGCTTCGGcatccttcgcctcctctgcggagtTCATTCCTCTCTTCCGGTCTCGGATTCTTCGCAGCCTTATCCAGTCCGCGTGTGATGACTTGCTCTGCACCCCGGCGCcatcctccgcgtcgtcctcgcgctTTGTGTCGCTTCGCTCCTCTCCATCCTTCCAACCATCTGAGTCGCTCTCCTTGAAGG is drawn from Besnoitia besnoiti strain Bb-Ger1 chromosome VI, whole genome shotgun sequence and contains these coding sequences:
- a CDS encoding hypothetical protein (encoded by transcript BESB_066510); its protein translation is MRRLKGLSIGAVPWAPAAAGPSGLVGGRPSGRLPRRARPGAQLAAAERSASELVSSGFERPQTVNNDVLSHRNDAKLRADSLAVVSAAGCLRPRPGSPSDARKAVYVDRDRGRQGRRQPDKGRARLRETAETRPDEAHERGAAALALHSPFFRPPPASDPPSVVVASTTEGRCLHSSTYDSAPSGRISPASAACSNSEVGRVRLRAPSALSSPCVSGLTTRSLSFRDSFFSCLASCPLSSASSMAGFHPPSSCPVCACCVASRSASASHLLSATVSRPLFGPPTFASSLRFFTSSSPSAAPRGPPLPRPPASTEASSPTFADAFFALAPRSRTSCEGFGSAFLAASQRSLSLLRQKQRSCQWDGGRGAASAGRAPSPIPETRRESEACVSAQQALNASQLRQRAYVLNAMRRHLASPGALTASSPGSLAPCLRLVRNKWASFDLNLSALSVALLLRAAAADSAAFAFSAAPSALHPSVRRALLDATRVLHVVRSENSRASWRGTHARATGGSAGRQARDRGDRGTGLEEASSGETGRRDASEVRGDVGDERADRENCARELESEPCQEPSQAADAQPFVVRAAEGEVHKPVHFSTHALSPVFRELYANSVFLRLRAATCGGLRRLAQEIRDGRRPGNAGADLDRATSPPSAAASPSLSPPCAVLSPRSQGFAQRLSDRPLFWRPLASWSEFAYEPEVCRVADELFAAFWKAKVLDLELLLALTEVLVAASSLSLRPPSGPAAGASPSAGAFRPSPTDSLVPESALPPCASPQASRGQQTPFSSPPPSRLSAHSSSSSLFESEFLALSRASSSLMHLLLLSEVEQVAFVFSSRSPLSRSAALLFSISSPSAPHASLIGDGAFRICPGSVPSPSQCMPSLHSLSGSPSSLSVACRPPASGPRAPPVSRSPALLVEATGRAKVFCSDIERKIPFLVGWRMPQRRAADSLPAEDAHFSAGATDEAPTGGFSTEQTLVPRVLSELCELLAKDISVVLRRAEDETAGAFLRMRKASHELLFADEFEGKRGLHSGRRLEGTREASGAEKSAREHLPLSAESESESEPAGKAAGWPGLRLSPCLYEGLPFSLTNVLEGVAELRAYVEIRKRRLRDALCPFSPSPALPRGVSVKERQHARGTDERIRGLLQRPDHAARRDESPTTGAGASCSRAERDKERGRGGELKRGEDGEEGSRRRRESGLSGERRQEHAAPRLLVGMRDGGRPERYESNGEGVGSDANRRAESAREDASAARTDELEEGQRLGRLEHICEHLAQRVSHVVTHVLNADTARALRQRHAARRTACSPGESSASALAVSPPPPSPVQPRSSSASGVALDRAESRRLPLPSASPSSSSSLSAARSQGPGDCASPVWTRDRIRFMLFRLASTGASVTPALCVAVCRWMLFVAPQGRTGLPKEAPAVSRRGVTACSEARQGDFHEGGATPPRRLSGDDAQRAQQGGSGEVRESRGETETRGDGFAARSPHEEETRGHPGGQDGSQNAEGGRYRPRVGCVQPEATTGTRRDEVLLDIVMEEENRLIYGGFRELLTTEDWARALLSLSVLFPSASLPFRRLFISACLLPWQPEALDVVANAPLEAPPQPASPPSSNVSSNSFSSRPALVHTPSLSSPDSPPLPLAVDGRHICDAIAFKAFCQLCRLRAVSTPSLFFSSSPPSASGAQGFPLETPASEMRGELGDLRGASASFASSAEFIPLFRSRILRSLIQSACDDLLCTPAPSSASSSRFVSLRSSPSFQPSESLSLKVRPGSPSVADDASAGPQLERKGAEVDAEFLEVSHAVGALMARRLALETERQLDALRRAWNTRSVRGDRAESPRQPLPQEGEKQRGKKYVFCVADDHDATGFIPKSTFPPRAASTAAASVSACSASPRCSPWAPPASATPTPGPVLSASAREDETSDSQLLLIGLSEADDTECLFPSAVASLSATQDISDGLYEKILTLAFCTGRAYWAAKRGAAAALQTQAHENSKTPFKKSGETVSASREEALPPRPRIASGAVFTHTPSKAASSSAGFFSQTPAPRPRAFSSARCLPSSLPASALSSLMPPASPSRATFTPSASFSSARSSAAAQEGVLGETRESEASADATWSRVRPFEKEQSLASFFFLEDVREEAERGSAPRAGGPAREVSQCSTLPAHAERVSESGEVAEATQRGGEFAEAARAAEAGDPTVPGAAAAEGKVEHGEACEEEGDETKTRGNESEAPERQEEGSTCDGECERASGERMRSLDSRGEEAAVSARDARTAEKRGDRPARDAGRLRDCRDRAASRERLRYVKDLPRVEWESKHLMVLYKPPFWRVNLERSEKPETVRERVALASPSLAAVLPSSPLYFSPSLRTRVLKLLAAGGLSEPLHAYMQVALGRRRDAVAQDNSPGETALTRTARGGEGSPAADAASPARARPEASERPRGANREPRRREEDERIALLFDPTHRFGISHRLDTPTSGPLLVAKSYAGLAFLRAQLASWKPKKVYIALVFGRLSPPDTLRLVHPLRLTHLAKHTGKKEVEVARAVDAKVAASLCSVIQHYSFNSRVFTLCRVEPVTGRTHQIRAQLAHLGHPLVADPIYVTDPADRALGRCLSDRLFLHCASISFLDVAEGDVGPYEAQRGAAEARNVTGISQSHEAPATPRASPPPHSRNPRAEQIEDSLPPASRLRFRPVTVETSLPRDLQATLATLTPLGPPPAAGEPRV